Below is a window of Phocoena sinus isolate mPhoSin1 chromosome 2, mPhoSin1.pri, whole genome shotgun sequence DNA.
GTCTTAAAAAGAAACACCCACAGGCACACACCAGAATGAATTCCCAAGAAAGGCAAACGTGGATTTCTCTGCCTGTAGACTGATTTGAAAGCGCACGGGGAGCCAGATGGGCATGTCCTGGCAGCAGGGGAACAAATCTCAGCGAAGAGCAGCTTCCCATTCTTCCTGGTCCTCGCGGTGCCCCTCTCCCTGCGGTTCCGCCGCGGCGTTCCAGGGGGACGCTGCGGATCCCCGCGGTCGCTGCAGCTCCTGCTTCCATACCCTGGGGTAGCCTGggccggtggggggggggtggagaaCAGTGCACGCAGCGGAGCCTGATCCAGGTCTCCCGCCCTCGCCCCGTCAGTCTCGACCTCCTCGGCGGGCGTGGAGTCTGTACCCACAGTGAGGAGACATCGCGTGCGGGTCCTCTTTGCCGCAGGCTCTCAGTGTGGCCTTAGGCGGGTTTGTCTCCTCTAGGTagtggaggggggaaggggaatgtCCACTATACGTGCAGACACCTACGGTAAAGGGGCTTCTCTTGGGGCTTCAACGTGAGCTGTCCCTATAGAATAGGGAAATTCGGAGAGCGACACTGGGGACACAGTTGGGTTCATACACAGTGTGATCTTACTTAATCTAAGTGTCTTGTGTGCTCTTATTTAATCTAAGTCTCTGATTTATCTGTTGTTTGAAACGGGAAAGACAATACCTCCTTTGAAAGTTTGTTGTGAATGCTTGGACGTTGGGAGCCCTCAGCAAATGGTAGGATGAGCTGTTGAAGGGTGGGCCCATCACTCCCCTTCCAGGCGCGGAGCCTTTTTCAGTTTCAGGCTTTCCCCCCAGCGCAGAAACCGTTCATAGCCCAGGGCTCTGAGTACCTCCTGGGGACCACGAGAGGATCCAGCGCTGCATCCCTTGGAAGACGGGCTTTTGGTGAATCATGAAAAGACTGATGCTCAGGTTCACCTAGGAGCATGGTGGGAAAAGGTACGGAGGTTTGGAACCTAGTGGAGAGTTGAGGCTGGAGGAGGAATTGGAAGGGAGAACTAAAAATTTCGGGCTATATAAATTCTGCGGATTTTCAATCTTCCCCAATCTTGGCAAAAATTACTATGGGAGCGCGATCAAACCTGCACCTGTAGGTGGCGCTATGACGAGGTGACTGCCGGGAGAGAGGTAGCCAGGGACTCAAAGACCGCGGGAAAATTTCCGTGAATCCGACCCTAACTATCTGCTCCCAAACCCGGAGTCCTGTTTTCGGAGAGACAGCGGAGGACAGTGCATCACGAGTCTCCGTCCTTGGGGTCAGCGTGGGGCTGGTTGGTGGAATTAGGCCGGAGAAGGCGACAGGTTGGAAATCCTGCACCTCGACGGCAGCGCGCCAGGCGGTCCCACCACCATGTCCATTGACTGGGTGCGAGGACTCACAGAGCTGCGCAGGACCCGAGGCGATTCGTGGGGACACTGTGCCAGCTGCAATCCGAGGGGACTGCGAACTGAGCGAATCCCGGTTCTCGGCCTCACTGAAAACGAGGGGAACGCCGATGCTTAGCACCAAGACTCCAGCCCGCACGTTGATTCCAGCCCCTTGAAGCCTGCAGGCAACCCCAATCACGCTGCGTTCAACAGAACCTGGACCATAGTGGGGGACCCGAAGGGTTTGTGTTTGCTTGAGACCCGAAACCTAGTCTTACAGGCAAGGCGTGGCTCTCGTTTCTCTTCTGGGAGCCTTTAGGCCAACTGGGTCTTCAGTAGGAAGCAGCCCCACTGCCCGCACatggaccctgagggcaggaTCTTTAAGAATCCCAAAGCCTGCTTTTCCCACATGCATCAGCAATTCTCTTGAGCCACCGCAGCTCAGGGCTGTAAAGTAACCGCGGACAGTGTCCTCCTCTCGTCACCTAGCTATGTGCCTTCCACAAATGCTTCGAACTGGGCAGGTCGAAGTCCCCCCTCCCTTTGGCTGTACGCTCAGCCTGGCGTCCCTGCAGGGCTCCTCCCTGCCCGggtcctccctgcccctgcccccagccggGATCCGATCCTTGATCGCACTTGCCGTTCTGGAGCCTAGAGTTTTGCCCCTTGCCCCCAAAATGTGGTCTCTTTCATTTGTGtctttaataaacaaatataaccATATCACATGGGGCACCACGCCGTACTTCTGAAAGCAATTCCGctgttgaaaactgaaaaatgggTGTAATTTGCGTTCAGAAAGTGATGTTAGGGTCACAGCAATTTCCCGGGccgttatttatttttactttaaagtctTTAGGGAAGATTTGCTTATATACTCGGGAACCTTCCACTGCGAGGGTACCAATAATCCCGCTTGACTTAAAagcgggggggggaggggcaggggtggagaaCAATTACTGAGTGACGCTAATATGgggaaactgaaaagaaatgtggATTGTTTTTATTGTAACAGAAGGAGTGTGCAAACAGAAAAACCAACCCTGGGTGATCGGAAACAGGCAGGCGGAGAATTAAAAGCGGGTTTCAGGCGGCAAcaagcccctcccctgccctcgggaggagaaagagggtgaGGAGCGCTCGCACCCCCAGGGCGGATCCCACGGCCAGCAGCGAGATTTCCGCGCTCTGGCAGGACCCCACGAGCTTCTGCCTTCTGGGGAAAGGGTCTTGAATCGTGAGCACCACCAGCCGGAAGGCAGAGAGGACGCGGAGAGGCCTTAGAGGCTTTCGGAGAAATTTCCAGGCTCCTCTTGTGGGCCCCAGCGGCCTCTACTTGGGCTGGTGGGTCCCGCTGCGTCCGCAGCCCAGCGAAGTACAGGCTGGCAGGTCAGTGTCTGGACACTCCCCACCCCGCatcactcccccccaccccgccccccggcctGGCTGAGGCTGAGGGCCCGTGCGGGCTGTTTCTCCCACACTGCCTGGCTCTTCCCTGTAGCCGCCGCCTCCGACCTCGCCCGCGGCTCCACGCGCAGATAGAGTCCAGCCCGCAGCTCAGGGTGGACCTTCCCTCTCTTTAGGCACCGGGTGCGCCTCCGGCTGCCACGTGCTACAGCAGACGCTGGGAGGTCCAGTGGGCAAGGGGCTGCCGCTGACCCTACCGGGCCGGGACTTAGCATTGGGCCGATCCGGGTTGGAACCCGCGGCCCGGGCGTTGGCAGCGCGGTTTGGCGAGGACTGGAGAAGCCTGGCCTCTTTTTCCTCTCTACGCGGCGCGCAATCCTTCACTTACCCTGGAAGAGGCACTCCCGTGGGGGAACAGGATCGGAGGTCTTGCCTCTACCATATTCTCCCTCAGACGACTGGAAGAAGGAACGGTGCTCTGAAAACCCGTCCGGGAGCTCAGACTCCGGCTGCTTTCGATCCCCGGAACTCCCCGGGCAGAGCGAGAGGCGGCCGCCGTCGCCTGGGCCTCACCTTGGGTCCTGTCTTTTCCCGACAGAGGAGGCAAGCTGGAGGAATCTGCCCCTTAATATTCTCCTCGGCCAACTCTAGTCTTCCTAAAAGCGACTGGAAACAGCAGGACCCCTCTCCCGCGCATACACACGCCCCTCTCTCGCTataccacccccgccccccgccccccgtcccgTCTGCAGTCGTAGCTGACCTGCAGGACGCGGGAAGCAGGCGCCCGGCGGAGCAGCCCAGGACATCGCTCCGCGCTGGAAGGCGGAGGCTCCCCACTCCCTGCACAGCCTGTTGCTCCCAGGTCCGACCTCGGCAGCCCCCAGGCGCCGTCTGCCGGGTCGCGCTGGGGCGGCCTCGGAAGGAGCTAGACTCCTGTTCCTTCTCCGCACCTCTCCTCAGACCCCGCTGGtgccgggaggggaggggggacgcAGGTGACCGCCCGCAGCACTGGGACCGCTGACAGATTTATGAAGACTTTACAGCATCTGGCCTGGGCCCgcaggggcagggaaggagtCCAGCCGAAGAGGCGCAAGGCAGGCTAAAGTTCCCCAGCCGAGACCCCGAACCCGGCCGCCTCTGGGGTCCCGGGCCCCGTGTCCCCTCGGACCGGTGTACACGTCTGTCCCCGCCAGTGTCGAGCGTACGGATTCTCTCCACCTCGTGTAGCCCCCTCCTTCACACCCTCCCGCCCTGCCAGCTTCCAGTCTCCCACTGAGTAAATATTTACCCGGAGAACGGGTCGCTCCTCAGAGGAGGCCTAGACAGCGCCCTGGGAAGGGCTTTTGGCTTCTCCCCGGCCTGTGTCAGCTGCAGACCTTACTGgttgtgttttggttttggtctTAAATTTCTTTAGTCGAAATTCTTCCGATCTCTGTGTGATCTCCCGGGTTCAGAGCAGGCAGTAACCAGGGGGCGCTGACCTCAACTGACCCTTGCTTTTTCTCTGCATCCCTACGCCCATCGTCGGTCGAGGCTTACTGTCCCttactgtttctctctctctccctaccccccatccctctccccccgCAAACCAATCCCTCTTTCCCCCTTACCAATCCCTCTTCCCCTGCTACCAATCCCTCTTTCCCCCCCTACCAATCCCTCTTCCTACTCTACCaatccctcttcctcccccttcagGTCACTTGTCTCTCATCGGGTTGCCAGCCGGGCTACCTGGCCACAGCACTCAGTGTGCGTCCTGGGAGGGTTCTGCATCAGCCCCTTCCTCTAGGGTTGGGCGCCTCTGTCTGTCCCCTGAAGCTACGACTCCTTTTGCCCCTGGAGCCTGGGCCTCAGGTTGCTGCGGATACTCAGTGTCCCCAAACAAGATCCTTCGCCTGCTCTCGGGAATGCGCTGAGCTGAGAGTGCCAAACATCCGCACTCGCCGGCGTAAAGAGGGCCTGCTGGGCCCTGAGGGGCGCGGAGCAGGGCATCCGCTGCAGACAAGACCGCGTGCTACCACAGGTGGAAATGGAGAGGCATCAGCAAGGCTGTGCGGGGAATATGAGGCAACTGAGGGAGTTGAGAGCGAACGAGAGGGAGGTGTGTGTGTTAGGTCCTCCTAGCCAGAGCTCCAAACAATGTGAGTCTCTGGATCACTCCAGGCTGGTGCTGGTGCTAAAGCCCTCACAGAGCACATAGAAACACATCACGGCACTGGGTCTTGCCAGTCAGAAGGCGAAGAGCCTTTTTATCAACTTCGCAGCCCTGCAGAGCCCGAGAAGCGATCACTGGGCACCCAACAGCTGGGCACAGAGTCCGCGCAGGGGTCGCTACTCAGTGTGTGTCGGCGAGGGGGAAGAGGGGTCAGGGGGGCTCTTGATCAAGATGCCCAGCACGTTCATTCCTTCGCACAAGCCTCAGGCAAAATCGTATACTCCCCTCAGATACCGCAGACTCAACTAAATTGCCCCAAGAAGGAGCTGTTGCTTTTAAAATCTGGGACCCACAAAGGACCTCCGAGTTCTAGAGCACCAGGGGGTGCCACACAACAGGTACTGCGGGTCAGACTGGGGTGAAATCGCTGTCAAGTCAAACTTCGAGATTTTAAACAATtgaaacagcaacaacaaccaaaaaggcAGATAAGTTCAAGTATTTCTAGTTGTGGGACTTTCCACAAGAACCTGATTGTAAAGAATTAAGGATGTTTGACTTCATAGTTCCTTTATCTTTCAAATCTTTCCTACCTGTAAATTTCAACTAAGAGGGCACCCCCGCCACAGAAACCTGAGGATCTGGAGATTCGTGTTCGTTTCAAAAAGCGCAGCTGACCATGAGTTTTTCCTGGGCTCTTGTCACTTACTGGCCCGGATCCGGGCCCAGTCAGCTTCCCTATGTGTAAACCAGAGCCCATCCCTCGGGATTGTGGGACAATCAGCCCCGAAACCTGTGTGCACAAGAAAGAGCTAACGTATGACTGTCAAGTAGCAGTATCAGTATCCTCGACCAGAAGCAGTACAAACTCCCAAGTTCATTAAAAATGTTCCCCATCTTGCTTTTGATTTTGATTAGCATTCTCCATAACCGGTACTCAAAATGTGAATAACTTTGACTGCCAAAAAGAATACTGTACACTTTGGATTAGACTTAGCgtgaatgaaagtgaaaattcAGAAGGTAGGCTGAACTGCAGGGCCTCTGGCAGCTAGTCAGAAGACGTGAGAATCACATACATGTGCAGGCTCAGTGTTCACCTTCTTGGAACCAAGCCTTTCTCGTATTTAAACAAAAGCCCTTAGCAGTGGTTCACTGGTGGGGGAAAACCGGAGAACCTCGGCCGGCACCAAGGGCCAACGGACCAGCAACACGGTTGAGCCCCGCGGCGCGCTGGCTTCCGCAGAGAGTGCCCCATGCGCTGGCAATTGGTCGACGTTGTGCGCTTGCTTTAGCCGCGTGTGGCTACTTTCCTGCTTGGAGTCTAGGCTAGGGTTTTACCCCGCGCTCCTGGATGAACTCCCTGGAGACTGTTGCGGGGCGTTAGTCATGAGGCCGGGGGAGAGGTCTCCACCTGGTGGAAACAAAGGCCTCCATTTCTGGCTTGGTCTCCCCTAATTCTCCTCGTCTCTCCGACGGGCCTACCTTCTCACACCTGGGCTCTGTCCACCTGGCGTAGGCTGGAGTGCGGTAGGACCCGCCGGTAACGGCCATCCTCTCCTGATATCCCATCGAGGCTTACAGGACAGGCTATTCTAAGAAcgctcaccatcaccaccatcaaagACGGTGGCGCTCACCTCCCACCTAGAGTTTGAAGTTAAATTCTGAGATGTCCGTCTTTCCCCCAAAGAAGTATTCTCAGCCCCTTCTCCCTTCGAGTCTTTCATATTCAGACCAAACGCTTTCATTTGCTTATTCAGCATTTTTAACAGCCTGACTTTGCTGTTTGCGCTGCCCCTGGGAAGGTGTCAAACACCTCTTTTCATTGTATTTAGTCACCCAGGTGCAGAGCAAGATTGAAAGAGACAGCGGAAGGACTTTCCCGGACTGTGCTGTCGCTCAACGGGCCAAACCAATCATCATGCAGCTTGCCTTCGGGCCCTCCTCTTTGGGGGCGTGTCCCTAGTGAGTGATAGACGGAGCCGCCCGGCCCCGCTCAGCCCAGCCCACGTTGCTGCTTAGATTGAAATGCAGAACTCAAGCCTCTTTCATCGGGGCACAGACTTccttttactccttccttttgCACTCTCGCCGCCTCCTCCCGGGGAGAAGCGGAGGCACCAGCGGCCCGGGGGAGTGACACACCGGGCCACTGAGGCCACGCGAAAAGTTTCTTTCTGGGAGTGCGGAACTGGGGCCCGGTTGGTGTACTGCTCGGAGCAATGGGTGAGTGGCGGCGGGGGACGCTGTCAGAAccgggaagggagggagggagcgagcgggcgagggagggagggagggcgcgCGAGGGCGCGCACCACTGAGCGCTCACACTCGCCTTATTGACTTTGCTCGTGTTCCTACAACTTGTAGGAACACGCTAAGGGTCAGAGACGCACAGCAGCTCAGTCTGAACGCGGGCTACTGGGTTGCTGCTGTTGAtgccattttctgatttcaagAGTAGGGAGAGGTTGCATCAGCAAGCCCCGCGGTCCCAGTTGCGGACCAAATTTTGTTTCACATACACGCAGACACGGGGGGGAAAAAACGCCAACCAGAAAAAAAGACTAGACTTTGTCTAATTGCGCAGGTCCCAAGGCGGGGCGCTGGGGATCAAGGGGGAGCGGCACAAGGACTTTAGCGCCGAGTAGGCGAGAAGGAGCCGCTTGCAGGCGTCGAGACCGATTTCCCCGCCTGCTTCGGAGACTTTTGAGCACTCGGAGAGGCCCTGCGTCTCACCACTACATTTGTCTGTAGCGGCCTCAGGCACTACCGgaatgagggaggaggggctgactCGACCGCGGTGATTTGCGGCCGTTCCTCAAGGCTTGGGGACCTTACGGTTTGGTGAAAGCCCGGGTCCTTAGTCCGAGGCGGGTGTATCCGCCTTGTCCCATGACGCGCGCGGAGGCCGAGTGGCAAGCGCTTGTCCCAAACTGCGGATGCGCGTCCCGGCGCGCCATGTGTTCGTTTTGCAGAGCCAGCCTTCGGGGAGGTGAACCAGCTGGGAGGAGTATTCGTGAACGGGAGGCCGCTGCCCAACGCCATTCGGCTTCGCATAGTGGAGCTGGCCCAACTGGGCATCCGACCGTGTGACATCAGCCGCCAGCTACGGGTCTCGCACGGCTGCGTCAGCAAGATCCTGGCGCGCTACAATGAGACAGGCTCGATCTTGCCAGGGGCCATTGGGGGCAGCAAGCCTCGGGTCACCACCCCCACTGTGGTTAAGCACATCCGGACCTACAAGCAGAGGGACCCCGGCATCTTCGCCTGGGAGATACGGGACCGCCTACTGGCGGACGGCGTGTGTGACAAGTACAACGTGCCCTCGGTGAGCTCTATCAGCCGCATCCTGCGCAACAAGATCGGCAACTTGGCCCAACAGGGCCATTACGACTCATACAAGCAGCACCAGCCGGCGCCGCAGCCGGCGCTGCCCTATAACCACATCTACTCGTACCCCAGCCCCATCACGGCGGCCGCGGCTAAGGTGCCCACGCCGCCCGGCGTGCCCGCCATCCCCGGCTCCGTGGCCATGCCGCGCACCTGGCCCTCCTCCCACTCCGTCACCGACATCCTGGGCATTCGCTCCATCACCGACCAAGGTAAGGGCTCGGGGACCGGATGTGTGTATGTGCAGAGCTTCCCGCCGCAGCCTCTCTGGGGTCTCTGTATCTGCGGCCTCCGGGGGGGCCCGCGTCTATCCCACCGCCTGAGGCTTCTTCCTTTGGAAACGTAAGGGGCCCTCCCATGGGGTGTCCTGATCTCATTAACGTGAAATTCATGCCCGTCGTTTCCTTGCCACACGCAGTCTACTGCCTCATCTCAAACGACCAGACCCACAGCATCCCCCCATCCCCGACACATGGTTCGCATTTTCCACCCTCCCCCGCCTCGCGCGCCGCCGCAGCCTCAGACCAGCTCGCTCACTTGGAGAGCGCCGCCAGGGCCGGACTTGGGGCGCAGCCGGAGAGGCCCGAGCAGGCGTGGGGCTGCCGGCTGCAGACACTGCTGCGGGCAGCTTGTTTGGGGATCAGATGCGGCCGCGAGGAGTCGGGCACCCTGTGGAAACTGCAGTGTTCTTCTTGCATTCTGGCAATCAGACCAAATTTGCTCAGGCAGGAAGTTCAAATGTCACCTAATTGGTTTCATTCTTATGCTTCACTTCATTTTCCTCGGAAACGGAGGTCCTGAAGTTACTACTAGTAACTTGCGTGTTACAGCATTGCTCATTCTGGGACtaattttctgctttatttctctctttgtcctccccctcctcccccctcctcctcccccccccgACACTTTTTACCTTAACAGATTTCACTACATATATGTCTTAGGAAGTGGCACCAACTACTGCTGTGATGAAGAGAAAATTCACGGCGATTTCATGTTGtcctcttttctgttctttcccgTTTTTCCCGCGCCTGCCGCTTCCCTTTAGGGTCCCCCAGCCCCCGGGAATGTGAGTGGATATCTAGTCCCTGCACGTTTTCAGTGGTGCCTTTCCTTTCTCACCCTTGACCTTGCGTGTGGTGTGTCTTTTCTGCTCGCTAAGAACGATTCCTCGAGCCCCTGTGCTTAGTCGGGCTTCCGCAGGAGACCCgaagttgttttcttttactgCGTTGTTAAAAcgggacaaaacaaaacaaaaacagcgtTAACTTCTTCCTCGgtagggagaaaagaaagtaaaaaatgccCTAGACGCAGAATTTAAATAATGCAGAGATAAAGAGCCTACCTTCTTAATTTCCCAGCCAGAAGTTTAAAAAGAgcagaggaaaaattaaataggaaaaggggaaatagTTCCTTTAATTGTTTCCTGCCTTTCTCGGTTGCCACCACATTGGcacaattatctttttaaataattaaagcatAGCCCTGATTTCTCATCTTCTTGTTTTCTGACTGTGACTTTACAAGATCCTTCTAAGAGCCTGGTTTTGTCTTGGTCGGAGCTGGTTGGAGCTTTATTTGAAGAGAGTTTGCCCTTGATTTATAGGATAAACTGACCTCACTGACACTTAAAGGAAGCCCCGGTTCATGGGAAAGTGTGAGATCAGCAGAAATGGGGGCGCGCAGGGGGATCTCAATTTCTTAAGATAACTTCAGGCTTGTGCCCACCGATTGCCTTTTGTCTGGGAAGGCAAGAAGAGACTGGCAGTTCTGGGCCAAAATACAGTTTCCTGGTGCAAATTGGAACACAATCTAATTCTTTGGAGAGGGGGAGGCATAGTGAAAAAAGACTGACAGAgttgaaaagaaaacttttcttccCTAGGGAGCCTACAATCAGACCAAATGTCAGTTGAAAAAGTATTAGATTATGGAGAAGAGCAACTCTTCATTCTACATGTTGTTGATTCTGGATACCAGCTTTAAACAACCTGTTTTCTGACAAATCTGTGAATATAAAATGATTAGTTCTACCAACGATCATTTCTACAAAATAATTGCCCCTTTGAAGCACTGTATCAGATGGAAGTATTTAAAATCAAGTTGTAGTAGTTTTGTCAAACTTCATTCAGTCCTCCACCCATGGGTCCCAAAGACCAACTGCTCAtagttttcaaatatcttctctttaaaattctACTTGCTCACCTAAAGATGCCAGTGATTCAGTATGTACACCTCTAGGTATCGTGGTAATCAGTTTATGCCCGTATAATTTTCTTTGCATCTCTATTAAAAACATAAAGGATAGCTGacggctttacttcttttccaaaataCTTATACTTTAATTATCCTAACCTTTTGtttcattgaaaaagaaaacctataacCTTACCTCTGACACTGGTGGCATTTACAGTGGTAactgtagtatttattttttaagtcatatGCACATAACCTCATGTATTTAACGTGTAGAGATAGAGCATCAAGGGTAGTCTCACACAAGGTAGGCACATACGGAAGGCAGAAACCTGTGCACCTATGTTTTGCATGTATATTGTGGGCATCCTTTAGTTATTTGTTTGCAAAGGACTTTGCAGGTTTTTTGTTCCATCTGTTGACATAAGTACTAGATCTCCACAGCACAGTGAGCACTTTTCTGGATGTCTCTGAGAGCCAACATAGGCGCGGTTAGGCCTGGGAGACCCTCTCTCCCTTTTCAGTTAGCACCAGTCTCAGATTTTTGTCGAACCCCAGTCGACCCCGGGTCAGGATTGGGACCGTGGCTTAGGAATGGGGAGAACGGCGCATCCAGTTTCACGGGTTCTTTCCCCGATTTGGGAAAACTGGGGGAAAATTCTCAGATTCCTTCCACTCGTTTCCCCGGGGGAGCGAGGACGGGAGGAGGTAATCAAAGGccggatgaaaaagaaaaacgtatCTTCCCGCGGGCGTGGGGGAGAGGGCGGGGAGAGGCCTACTTCGAGGCGAGTCACCTTGGCCGAGCCCTGGGCTCCCGGCCGGAGGGGCCGTTCCCGCACCCCTGGGAGGCGGAGGGCAGGGGGACGGCAGAGGTCGCAGCCCTCGCGCTCGCGGGTCGCGGGTTCGCAGCCGGTCTCAGGAGGGGGCGCGCTGTTGGCCCTCCAGCCTGacgccctctcctcctccccaggagTGAGCGACAGCTCCCCCTACCACAGCCCCAAGGTGGAGGAGTGGAGCAGCCTGGGCCGCAGCAACttccccgccgccgccccccacGCGGTGAACGGGCTGGAGAAGGGGGCCTTGGAGCAGGAAGCCAAGTACACTCAGGTGAGGACGCGAGGGCCCCGCCGGGTGGGCCGCGGGGGTTCGGGCGACGGAGGCCCCGGGCCCCTCTCGGAACCTCGACCGAGGAGAGACCCAGGTCCACTCCCCGTGGCGGCCACGAGCCCCAGGCCGGGGCGATGGGGGCGGGACGGAGGCCCGGACCCGCGAGGGTGTAGTGAGGCCTCGACCCCCGCGGCGCCTCCGGGCCTGCTCGGCCGCTGGAGGCGCGGGGACGTCGCGCCTGAAGCCTTTAACGCGGCTCGCGTCGGGGTACACTTACCCGGGAAGGCTCCTCCGAGGGGCCGGGAGAGCGGCCGTGGGTTCCCAGCTGCGCGCGGGACGAGCGGTCTGCACGCCCCAGGACGCGTCGCTGCGGCTCCTCCCGCGCTGGCGGTCCGCGGCTCCCAGAGAACGGGCGCGCGTGGCTGGTCCTGCGACGGCGAGGAGAGGGCAAGCAGATAAACCGCGTAGTTAACCATTTCCCGATTAAAGGTCACGTCGTAATCTCCCCAGGGAGGTTAGTGAGAAAACCTCAAATTATACGGACCGGCTGTGGAccgtttaatttttctttccctctcgcCCTCCCCCGACTCtccataagaaaaattaaaacacccgtgtttttttttttctttgagaaaaactaagcaaccacaacaacaaaagcccaggagttTTGAGTCTATATTCATCACCACGGTGGAGTCAGGAGTTCAAAGCtctcaaaaaagcaaacaacaaaaacaaacctggaCCTTAAAGCAGCATAAGGTTTATTTGAGCAGACCTGTGTAGGTTTGCAAATTTATTCATACCAAACTCCAATTCCAAAGCCTCAAAATacccagttttcattttattattttgaaatcttaaaacttttaatgttttcttatctgttaaaCTTTTTAAGCGCAATGGAACTTGTAACGTTTATtcaattgggaaaaaaaatcctagtcTTTATTTTCCCTAACAAACCCCATTTTCagttcctcttccctcccttattttgttaaaacagaatcccattaaaaaaaaaaacagaatcccATATATATTAGTAGCTCTCCCATGACAAATATCACAGAAAATAGCAGCAAGGAAGGAGGGTCCCTTTCCTGAATCTCCTTCTACCGTAAAGAATGCCAAAGAGAAATTGTAAGAAAGTTTGTCACTACCTTCCACAGAAGAGCAGGTAATTCATAAAGAAGAGGCATTATGTACAATGGCACCATTGCCACTTACTCAAGTTATTAACCTTTTAGAGActccatttttttcatctataaaacagggaaatAATAGGGTCAACCTCAAGAGATGTGAAATTTCAACGAGATAATGCAACCATagggcacatagtaggcattcattAAATATTACCCTGATAGAAATGGCGTTAGAGATTgactcaaaaaacaagaaattttttcttttgtcagaaTATACTTTGGTCAGCCAGCTCATAGTCAAAAAGTGTCAAGGTATTTTGTTACAAACAAAAGAGCATCTATAAAGCACCTAGTATACAGAGTAGTAAGCATTTAATTGGTGCTCAGTAATGTTTATTAGGTCTTCATTTCCTGGAATAACATTGTGAAGTACAGAGTTGAAAATAAAGGTCTCTAATTCCCACATGTAGTTGATGAACCCAGTTTATATATAAAGCAGCGTCATAATCCAAAAAtctttatcattaattttatttttactccttTGAATTATAGACCTAGTGTATTATCTTGTTTAGAAATGGTTAGTTAATACATACACTTCAAAATGAAActaatcaatttaaaataaaaatagaacactGTGTCAAGTAATCTATCTTGCATATTCTGAACATTAAAAATCCATTACATTTTATACAGTGAATATCAAATCACTTAATTATCAGATTTATAAGAGTAACTTAAATAAGTGGCCAAATAAGTATTGCTCTAAATGCTTGAGGACAAGTCAA
It encodes the following:
- the PAX9 gene encoding paired box protein Pax-9 isoform X1, coding for MEPAFGEVNQLGGVFVNGRPLPNAIRLRIVELAQLGIRPCDISRQLRVSHGCVSKILARYNETGSILPGAIGGSKPRVTTPTVVKHIRTYKQRDPGIFAWEIRDRLLADGVCDKYNVPSVSSISRILRNKIGNLAQQGHYDSYKQHQPAPQPALPYNHIYSYPSPITAAAAKVPTPPGVPAIPGSVAMPRTWPSSHSVTDILGIRSITDQGVSDSSPYHSPKVEEWSSLGRSNFPAAAPHAVNGLEKGALEQEAKYTQAPNGLPAVSSFVSASSMAPYPTPAQVSPYMTYSAAPSGYVAGHGWQHASGTPLSPHNCDIPASLAFKGMQAAREGSHSVTASAL
- the PAX9 gene encoding paired box protein Pax-9 isoform X2, which encodes MEPAFGEVNQLGGVFVNGRPLPNAIRLRIVELAQLGIRPCDISRQLRVSHGCVSKILARYNETGSILPGAIGGSKPRVTTPTVVKHIRTYKQRDPGIFAWEIRDRLLADGVCDKYNVPSVSSISRILRNKIGNLAQQGHYDSYKQHQPAPQPALPYNHIYSYPSPITAAAAKVPTPPGVPAIPGSVAMPRTWPSSHSVTDILGIRSITDQGVSDSSPYHSPKVEEWSSLGRSNFPAAAPHAVNGLEKGALEQEAKYTQVTFRQCQAMSLFGGGLLRLLDLDLPQILCVQ